The genomic window GATCCCCATGCTTCCCTGGCTGACCGCCACCGCTGGCGGCTTCATTGTCGGCGGTATCTGGTATGCCCCTTTCCTGTTCGGCCCGGTGTGGTCACGCCTCAACCCCATGGAGCCGACGCACCGGACACTCGAGGGCCTGCCGCGACAGCTGGTTGCGCTGGCAATGAATGCCTTGCAGGCACTGGTGTTGATTCTCCTGCTGAATGCCACGGGCAGCTGGCAGCCAGCGCACGCGCTGGGCCTGGCCTTCCTGCTCTGGGCCGGCTTCACCGCGGCGCCGTCGCTGGCGGAGGCGATCTTTTCGCGACGTCACCTCGGCGCATGGCTGGTCGACAGCCTGCACCGGTTGATTGTCGTCGAGGTGATGGCGTTGCTATTGGTGTTCTTGCGCTGAGCGGCGATCAGGCATCGAGCTTCTTGCGGGTGACCACGCGGTTGCGGCCCTTGGCCTTGGCTTCGTAAACGCCCTGGTCGGCCATCTTGAACAGGTTTTCCAGGGTCAGGCTGGCATCGGCACCGCGCGGCCGCGTGGCCACGCCGATGCTGACAGTGACGGTCAGGCCGGCCGGTTCGAGAATTTCGATATCCTGGCGAATGAGGTCGGCCTTGGCGGCTGCGGATGACATGTCACAGTGGGGCAGGATCATCAGGAATTCCTCGCCACCATAGCGGGCGGCATAGTCCTGGTCGCGCAGGTTCCGCCTGAGCAGTTCGCCGACTTCCTCCAGCACCTGGTCACCGACCAGGTGGCCATGCACGTCGTTGATTTCCTTGAAGTGATCGAGATCGAGCATCAGCAGGCTGAGCGGCGCATCGTTGTCGATGGCCTCCTGCAGTTTCTGCTCGGCAACATCCTTCAGCGAATTGCGATTGAACAGGCCGGTCAGCGGGTCCCGCATTGCGAGGTCGTAGAGGTGTTTCTGCTGCATTTTCACCTGGTCGAACAGCTGCTTGCTGTTGATCAGGTTGGTGACACGCGCACGCACTTCTTCCTTCACGACCGGTTTGGAAATGAAGTCATTGATACCGAGGCGGAAGAGTTCGGTGCGTCGCACCGTGTCATCGAGGCCCGACACCGCCAGGATGGGCACACGTGACTTGTCACTGTCCATTTCCCGGATACGCGTGACCAGGCCCACGCCCGACATCTTTCCCTCGACCATGATGTCGCTGATGATCAGGTCGTAATTGGCTTTCTGGAACACTTCATAGGCCTCGTCGGCACTGATGAAA from Gammaproteobacteria bacterium includes these protein-coding regions:
- a CDS encoding DUF1761 domain-containing protein, with the translated sequence MQIPMLPWLTATAGGFIVGGIWYAPFLFGPVWSRLNPMEPTHRTLEGLPRQLVALAMNALQALVLILLLNATGSWQPAHALGLAFLLWAGFTAAPSLAEAIFSRRHLGAWLVDSLHRLIVVEVMALLLVFLR
- a CDS encoding diguanylate cyclase, whose translation is MNVLVIDPSKLFRTIWDRMVLQIGHEAISVGTGAEGLDALRDRHIDLVCVSLTLPDMNGIDFLKELRRMKQLKQLPVIMLTSTDDRSVRDEAFQAGATEIHSKTDVEALLARVKRFVEEHQAEVTGRVLYIEDSSVVAHVMLGILNEMNLEVDHFISADEAYEVFQKANYDLIISDIMVEGKMSGVGLVTRIREMDSDKSRVPILAVSGLDDTVRRTELFRLGINDFISKPVVKEEVRARVTNLINSKQLFDQVKMQQKHLYDLAMRDPLTGLFNRNSLKDVAEQKLQEAIDNDAPLSLLMLDLDHFKEINDVHGHLVGDQVLEEVGELLRRNLRDQDYAARYGGEEFLMILPHCDMSSAAAKADLIRQDIEILEPAGLTVTVSIGVATRPRGADASLTLENLFKMADQGVYEAKAKGRNRVVTRKKLDA